The following are from one region of the Arcobacter defluvii genome:
- a CDS encoding response regulator transcription factor, protein MNKKVLLIEDDLQMQKFIIEYLKDYGFDCIAFDQPKDAIENFKENDYSIIILDLMLPEMDGFDLFKKLKQIKDVPIIISSARGDIGNKIHGFELGADDYLAKPYEPRELVLRIEHILKKSFNKTMSVGDFVIDKENRTVFMDDYAIDFTKIEFEIFLFLVENQNKISSREQILNATTLDINTKNRTIDMHISNIRYKIGDDSKNPKYIKSVWGIGYKFVG, encoded by the coding sequence TTGAATAAAAAAGTTTTATTAATCGAAGATGATTTACAAATGCAAAAATTTATAATCGAATATTTAAAAGATTATGGTTTTGATTGTATTGCATTTGACCAACCAAAAGATGCAATTGAGAATTTTAAAGAAAACGATTATTCAATCATAATTCTTGATCTGATGCTTCCAGAGATGGATGGTTTTGATTTATTTAAAAAATTAAAACAAATAAAAGATGTTCCTATTATTATCTCCAGTGCGCGTGGTGATATAGGAAATAAAATCCATGGTTTTGAACTTGGAGCTGATGATTACCTTGCAAAACCCTATGAACCAAGAGAATTGGTTTTAAGAATAGAACATATTTTGAAAAAAAGTTTTAATAAAACTATGAGTGTTGGTGATTTTGTAATTGATAAAGAAAATCGTACTGTTTTTATGGATGATTATGCTATTGATTTTACAAAAATTGAATTTGAGATTTTTTTATTTTTAGTTGAAAATCAAAATAAAATCTCTTCAAGAGAACAGATTTTAAATGCAACAACACTTGATATTAATACAAAAAATAGAACAATTGATATGCATATTTCAAACATAAGATATAAAATTGGTGATGATTCAAAAAATCCTAAATATATCAAATCTGTTTGGGGTATTGGTTACAAATTTGTAGGTTAA
- a CDS encoding ArsS family sensor histidine kinase codes for MSILKKISFLFVISLILMTIIGSWIDTINSKRMDNLVKEKYLKVIEDIFRNIENKNYINSVFEKNQLELLKDFKDSNEEIIYEQNYTFGHIIILKRSFADEFIIKIKYLDEEYILKTPDEQNLNDKTILNLLVFLDIFALFLIFLYIIKLLTPLKTITKEITNFANGDLSTRININSKDEIGTLAKTFNSMASSLENSIKTREELLRDIGHELRTPIAKGKFAIEKIDDFSQKELLKKIFLDLEILTNELIELEKLNLTKLNISTFSAETLVLESLGKLYLEDESKIEIEINEDFKIDADLYYLSIALKNLIDNALKYAISFPIIIKVNKNEISISNKGKQLSKEFEYYLKPFTQELSQRDGFGLGLSIVKKILDRHNFQLLYSYENEFNIFKIVL; via the coding sequence ATGTCAATATTAAAAAAAATATCTTTTTTATTTGTTATAAGTCTTATTTTGATGACTATTATTGGTTCTTGGATTGATACTATAAATTCAAAAAGAATGGATAATTTAGTTAAAGAAAAATACCTAAAAGTAATAGAAGATATTTTTAGAAATATTGAAAACAAAAACTATATAAATTCAGTTTTTGAGAAAAATCAACTTGAACTTTTAAAAGATTTTAAAGATTCAAATGAAGAGATTATTTATGAACAAAACTATACTTTTGGACATATTATTATTCTAAAAAGATCTTTTGCAGATGAATTTATTATAAAAATAAAATATCTTGATGAAGAGTATATTTTAAAAACTCCCGATGAACAAAATCTAAATGATAAAACTATTTTAAATCTTCTTGTGTTTTTAGATATTTTCGCACTTTTTCTTATCTTTTTATATATCATAAAACTATTGACTCCTTTAAAAACTATCACTAAAGAGATAACAAATTTTGCAAATGGTGATTTATCAACAAGAATAAATATAAACTCGAAAGATGAAATAGGAACATTAGCAAAAACTTTTAATAGTATGGCAAGTTCACTTGAAAACTCAATAAAAACAAGAGAAGAACTCCTAAGAGATATAGGTCATGAACTAAGAACGCCAATAGCAAAAGGAAAATTTGCGATAGAAAAAATAGATGATTTTTCACAAAAAGAGTTACTCAAAAAAATCTTCTTGGATTTAGAAATCTTAACAAATGAACTAATTGAGCTTGAAAAGCTAAATCTTACAAAATTAAATATATCAACATTTAGTGCAGAAACTTTAGTTTTAGAATCTTTAGGAAAACTATATTTAGAAGATGAATCAAAAATAGAAATTGAGATAAATGAAGATTTTAAAATAGATGCTGATTTATATTATCTTTCAATAGCTCTAAAAAACTTAATTGATAATGCTTTAAAATATGCTATTTCATTTCCAATAATCATAAAAGTAAATAAAAATGAAATCTCTATTTCAAATAAAGGAAAACAACTCTCTAAAGAGTTTGAATACTATCTAAAACCTTTTACGCAAGAATTAAGTCAACGAGATGGCTTTGGTTTAGGACTTAGTATTGTAAAAAAAATCCTTGATAGACACAATTTCCAACTACTCTACTCTTATGAAAATGAATTTAATATTTTTAAAATTGTTTTATAA